A single genomic interval of Solimonas sp. K1W22B-7 harbors:
- the ahpC gene encoding alkyl hydroperoxide reductase subunit C, with the protein MSLINTAVKPFKTTAFHNGKFVEVTEASLKGKWSVLIFMPAAFTFNCPTEVEDAAEQYAEFQKANAEVYIVTTDTHFSHKVWHETSPAVGKAKFPLVGDPTHQLTRAFGVHIDEEGLALRGTFVINPEGVIKTLEIHDNAIARDVKETVRKLKGAQYVANNPGQVCPAKWKEGEKTLKPSLELVGKI; encoded by the coding sequence ATGTCTTTGATCAACACCGCGGTCAAGCCTTTCAAGACGACCGCTTTCCACAACGGCAAGTTCGTTGAAGTCACCGAAGCCTCGCTCAAGGGCAAGTGGTCCGTGCTGATCTTCATGCCGGCTGCCTTCACCTTCAACTGCCCGACCGAAGTCGAAGACGCCGCCGAGCAGTACGCCGAATTCCAGAAGGCCAACGCCGAGGTCTACATCGTCACCACCGACACGCATTTCTCGCACAAGGTCTGGCACGAGACCTCGCCGGCGGTCGGCAAGGCCAAGTTCCCGCTCGTGGGCGACCCCACCCACCAGCTGACCCGCGCCTTCGGCGTGCACATCGACGAAGAAGGCCTGGCCCTGCGCGGCACCTTCGTGATCAACCCGGAAGGCGTGATCAAGACGCTGGAAATCCACGACAACGCCATCGCGCGTGACGTCAAGGAGACCGTGCGCAAGCTCAAGGGCGCGCAGTACGTCGCCAACAACCCGGGCCAGGTCTGCCCGGCCAAGTGGAAGGAAGGCGAGAAGACCCTGAAGCCCTCGCTGGAACTGGTCGGCAAGATCTGA
- a CDS encoding glycoside hydrolase family 19 protein, which translates to MSLLLVVSTASADADDDSIRCTVQPVVPPAAQPVNIDRAVFWQKLAEVIKKRDVFVLDGKPYYLRRDFSEGTRRAGTDAIIDKWESVGGGDSRQLAYLLGTVYRETVSRMQPVREAFCDDTPCVVSRLGDYMAKHPGRVKKNYAIPDDQGRSFYGRGLAQLSLKQNYKCVGHNLGWGDDLLRNPDLALEPDRALTILVEGARRGLFKYPHRLDLYFNDTKEEWISARRVVNPGSMDHARITEHYARLFYKALGPATLARSADSASTTTRPVPAVSVPPPGRPLATAPTDLQPPAVAGIQTGDARMKERRSVISPVLGAVLGAVVAGTALAETPPAAPVTAAAPSATAAAQQAEAAAGAAAAAADKAEEEADKAEKEAEKAAVFASSKGKLAGDKARFRANAGPFKKRYGTGTDKEYCATAGSVARISKEVDTDVYLRFTQIGSVDNDLDTPSTKALEDCKGDDLVATGIAYKIPRADFESMEISLRGFEYGGLIVPFKYYLGGEKSIKSSATIAPYVGYHWPIFWGLTFTPIAAAGVGMVPVEGASGETENKTALSTAIGMVITSAKSEEYKAGIVFGKDFLSKTDRANDETVGKVWFSLYLGVSI; encoded by the coding sequence TTGTCGCTGCTGCTGGTCGTATCGACAGCCTCTGCGGATGCGGACGACGATTCGATCCGGTGCACCGTCCAGCCGGTGGTCCCACCCGCGGCGCAGCCCGTAAATATCGATCGTGCCGTCTTCTGGCAGAAGCTCGCGGAAGTGATCAAGAAGCGAGATGTCTTCGTGCTCGATGGCAAACCGTACTACCTCAGGAGGGACTTCTCCGAGGGCACTCGCCGCGCCGGCACAGATGCCATCATCGACAAATGGGAGTCGGTGGGTGGAGGGGATTCGCGCCAGCTGGCTTATCTCCTGGGCACGGTCTATCGCGAGACGGTCTCGCGCATGCAGCCGGTGCGCGAGGCGTTCTGCGACGACACGCCCTGTGTCGTGAGTCGGCTCGGCGATTACATGGCCAAGCATCCAGGGCGCGTCAAGAAGAACTACGCCATTCCCGACGACCAGGGGCGTTCCTTTTACGGGCGCGGGCTGGCGCAGCTGTCGTTGAAGCAGAACTACAAGTGCGTCGGGCACAACCTCGGCTGGGGTGACGATCTGCTCAGGAATCCAGATCTGGCGCTGGAGCCCGACCGTGCGTTGACGATCCTGGTCGAAGGTGCTCGGCGTGGGTTGTTCAAGTATCCACACCGGCTCGATCTGTACTTCAACGACACGAAGGAAGAATGGATCAGCGCGCGACGCGTCGTGAATCCGGGGTCGATGGATCACGCGCGCATCACCGAGCACTACGCAAGGCTGTTCTACAAGGCGCTGGGTCCAGCGACGTTAGCTCGATCTGCCGATTCCGCCAGCACGACGACCCGCCCCGTGCCCGCCGTCAGCGTGCCGCCGCCCGGCAGGCCTCTGGCGACAGCGCCAACCGATCTTCAACCGCCAGCCGTCGCTGGCATTCAAACAGGGGATGCAAGGATGAAAGAGAGAAGATCAGTTATTTCACCAGTGCTCGGGGCCGTGCTTGGTGCGGTTGTAGCGGGTACCGCGTTGGCGGAAACGCCCCCGGCCGCGCCGGTAACTGCAGCTGCGCCGAGCGCGACTGCTGCGGCGCAGCAGGCGGAAGCGGCGGCAGGCGCGGCCGCAGCGGCCGCGGACAAAGCGGAGGAGGAGGCCGACAAGGCGGAGAAAGAGGCCGAAAAGGCTGCGGTCTTCGCTTCCAGCAAGGGGAAGCTGGCTGGCGATAAGGCTCGCTTCCGCGCGAATGCAGGGCCGTTCAAGAAGCGTTACGGAACCGGAACAGACAAGGAATACTGCGCCACCGCTGGTTCGGTCGCGCGCATTTCCAAGGAAGTGGATACGGATGTGTATTTGCGCTTTACCCAGATCGGGTCGGTCGATAATGATCTGGACACGCCGTCAACCAAGGCACTGGAAGATTGCAAGGGCGATGATCTTGTGGCTACCGGCATCGCCTACAAAATCCCGCGGGCTGACTTTGAAAGTATGGAAATCAGCCTGCGGGGCTTCGAGTACGGTGGCTTGATCGTGCCCTTCAAGTACTATCTTGGCGGTGAGAAGAGCATCAAGTCTTCAGCGACCATCGCGCCCTACGTGGGCTATCACTGGCCAATTTTTTGGGGTTTGACGTTTACTCCCATTGCCGCCGCAGGAGTGGGCATGGTCCCCGTTGAGGGAGCCAGTGGCGAAACAGAGAACAAGACGGCCCTCTCTACCGCCATCGGCATGGTGATCACCAGCGCCAAGTCGGAGGAGTACAAGGCAGGCATTGTGTTCGGCAAGGATTTTCTTAGCAAGACAGATCGCGCGAACGACGAAACCGTTGGCAAGGTCTGGTTCTCCCTCTATCTGGGTGTATCGATATAG